In Candidatus Hamiltonella defensa 5AT (Acyrthosiphon pisum), one genomic interval encodes:
- a CDS encoding tail fiber assembly protein, with protein sequence MKRKKDRFMHIAIKAIAPLQDALDLGVSTEQEIDTLHAWKTYRVALHRLDPKARAMARPEVPRG encoded by the coding sequence TTGAAAAGGAAAAAAGACCGATTCATGCACATCGCCATAAAAGCCATCGCGCCCCTGCAAGATGCCCTCGACCTAGGGGTTTCCACGGAACAAGAAATCGACACCCTCCACGCCTGGAAAACCTATCGCGTCGCCCTCCATCGACTCGACCCCAAGGCGAGGGCAATGGCGCGGCCTGAAGTGCCGAGGGGGTAG
- a CDS encoding phage tail protein, with protein sequence MTRLGGKVGAVAKSASGFLLYVKKGEAKTASGAFIRPIFLTPKEVTNWRVSLVERGAYASVKAKYRDNAQSKEMEVTTGDENRLTSFAGSSKMKRKRARRRERNWRILSEASLPSAYTTGQSPIHGRSAFAPVRLS encoded by the coding sequence TTGACCCGATTGGGAGGCAAAGTGGGTGCCGTTGCCAAGTCTGCGAGCGGGTTTTTACTCTACGTTAAAAAGGGAGAAGCGAAAACTGCGAGCGGAGCATTTATCCGTCCCATATTTCTGACGCCCAAAGAAGTCACAAATTGGCGGGTCTCTTTGGTTGAGCGAGGAGCGTATGCCAGCGTCAAAGCAAAATACCGTGATAATGCGCAATCAAAAGAAATGGAAGTGACAACGGGGGATGAAAACCGGCTTACATCATTCGCAGGCTCTTCAAAGATGAAGCGGAAGCGAGCAAGGCGGCGAGAGCGCAACTGGAGAATTTTGAGCGAGGCAAGTCTACCTTCAGCCTATACTACCGGGCAATCCCCTATTCATGGCAGAAGCGCCTTTGCCCCTGTCCGGCTTTCGTGA
- a CDS encoding glycoside hydrolase family 3 N-terminal domain-containing protein, producing MAVMKKKELKPYQYLLAQKDACPIVMTAHVVNRHLDPGGKPATLSKAIIQGKLRDEMGFQGIVSTDCMQMSAIADNYSLSEALKLSINAGADMLIFSNQQSPVWQNPADVIDLIYAHVKSGEIKSSRIESAYQRIIHLKKKLSDVDKNIANIIDTQ from the coding sequence ATGGCTGTCATGAAGAAAAAAGAATTAAAACCGTATCAATACCTACTTGCTCAGAAGGACGCCTGCCCGATTGTTATGACTGCTCATGTTGTTAATCGTCATTTAGATCCCGGCGGTAAACCGGCTACCTTGTCTAAGGCTATCATACAAGGAAAGTTGCGTGATGAGATGGGATTTCAGGGCATTGTTAGCACCGATTGCATGCAAATGAGCGCTATCGCGGATAATTACAGCTTGAGTGAAGCATTAAAGCTGTCTATTAATGCCGGTGCCGATATGTTGATTTTTAGTAATCAGCAATCTCCTGTTTGGCAAAATCCCGCAGATGTCATTGATCTTATTTATGCGCATGTAAAATCAGGCGAGATTAAATCCAGCAGAATTGAGAGCGCTTATCAACGTATAATACACCTCAAGAAGAAATTGTCAGATGTAGATAAAAACATTGCTAACATAATTGACACACAATAA
- a CDS encoding IS3 family transposase, whose amino-acid sequence MSQPTFKPELKREVAHLVIEQNYPFRQGSEAMGVSISALRDGVKRAMSEKRGQTISQGKTMTADQQRIQELEARLRKVEREKDILKKASALLMSDFYNR is encoded by the coding sequence ATGTCTCAGCCAACATTTAAACCAGAATTGAAACGCGAAGTAGCCCATCTGGTTATCGAACAAAATTACCCGTTTCGTCAAGGCAGTGAAGCCATGGGTGTGAGTATCAGCGCCCTCCGTGATGGGGTGAAGCGGGCAATGAGCGAAAAAAGAGGACAAACTATTTCCCAGGGTAAAACAATGACAGCAGACCAACAACGGATTCAAGAGCTGGAAGCCAGACTCCGCAAGGTTGAACGGGAGAAAGATATCCTCAAAAAGGCTTCAGCTCTCTTAATGTCAGACTTTTACAATCGATAA
- a CDS encoding pentapeptide repeat-containing protein has protein sequence MELIAKHNEEHPADFKKYDSIEYKHVFNELREQGKTVLDGLRLPVGADVTNTNLNELQLILLNAQGADFRGSTIRNTDMFGADMSETNLNDLDLSTTKLFHACFSGASLENVNFSENKSLKFTRFSEANLQKANFNNTKLHCANFKKGNLEGATLKGADLTGANLKGTDFTNADLRNVDMTEDELLASGAILTGAKVGNNSTWKELL, from the coding sequence ATGGAATTGATTGCAAAACATAACGAAGAGCACCCAGCTGATTTTAAAAAGTATGATTCAATTGAGTACAAACATGTATTCAACGAGTTACGAGAACAAGGAAAAACAGTTCTAGATGGACTGCGTCTACCAGTAGGCGCAGACGTAACGAACACGAACTTAAATGAGTTGCAACTAATATTGTTAAATGCACAGGGCGCGGATTTTAGGGGCTCAACCATTCGAAATACGGATATGTTCGGAGCAGACATGTCTGAAACGAATCTAAATGACCTGGACCTAAGCACAACAAAACTATTTCACGCTTGCTTCAGCGGGGCGAGTCTAGAAAACGTAAATTTCAGTGAAAACAAGTCTCTAAAATTCACTAGATTCAGTGAAGCGAATTTACAGAAAGCGAATTTCAATAACACCAAATTGCATTGTGCTAACTTTAAGAAAGGCAACCTGGAAGGCGCGACATTAAAAGGCGCGGATTTAACAGGCGCCAATTTAAAAGGCACAGACTTCACTAACGCGGACTTAAGAAATGTGGATATGACAGAAGATGAGCTGCTTGCCAGTGGTGCGATACTCACTGGTGCAAAAGTAGGCAACAATTCTACATGGAAGGAATTATTATAA
- a CDS encoding Mor transcription activator family protein, whose translation MGAAHWRSLGAVIDNEKVNAFKGGFILPNLLQEMTDVLGPALTYKLGQSMGGARVYVPKKIQADYPLGLLLGGQDAERLCAHYAGNVLDLPSKYFFRAVRNHHIRQEYHSGTLTGSRADHLALKYGLSRRQVLNVVRQQCHFD comes from the coding sequence GTGGGGGCGGCACACTGGCGTTCACTTGGGGCAGTTATCGACAACGAAAAGGTCAATGCGTTTAAAGGAGGTTTTATTTTACCCAATTTATTACAGGAAATGACCGACGTCCTAGGCCCTGCTCTCACCTACAAATTAGGTCAAAGTATGGGCGGTGCGCGAGTGTATGTCCCTAAAAAAATCCAGGCAGATTACCCTTTGGGGCTCTTGCTGGGAGGTCAGGATGCCGAGCGGCTTTGTGCACATTATGCCGGCAATGTCTTAGACCTGCCGAGCAAATATTTTTTTCGCGCCGTTCGGAATCATCACATCCGACAGGAATACCACAGTGGCACCCTCACCGGCTCAAGAGCCGACCACCTGGCCCTCAAATATGGCTTATCGAGACGACAGGTCTTGAATGTGGTTCGGCAGCAGTGTCATTTTGATTAA
- a CDS encoding helix-turn-helix domain-containing protein: MSNMNEKTLAERLRMAMKKTGLTQAKLADAAGMTQPSIWKLLNGKALSSTKLIEIAKVLRVRPEWLSEGKGLIRENEKENLEKNISYDDIFSVAVYGKNGPTGEKVLVPDLVKSKYCRAYRLDINSGCADAPAGTLIVVDTEEIPGTGDLVYACINDTMSVYRFMQGGMFGFLSVDDLRIPLFELTSKSSLIGVLVYLSRSLRRR, translated from the coding sequence ATGAGCAACATGAATGAAAAAACATTGGCTGAACGCTTAAGAATGGCAATGAAGAAAACAGGACTGACACAGGCAAAATTAGCTGATGCAGCCGGCATGACTCAACCCAGTATTTGGAAATTACTCAATGGAAAAGCCCTCAGTAGCACGAAATTAATTGAAATAGCTAAAGTGTTGCGCGTTAGGCCAGAATGGTTAAGTGAAGGCAAGGGATTGATAAGAGAGAATGAAAAAGAAAATCTCGAAAAAAATATTTCTTATGATGATATTTTTTCAGTGGCTGTGTATGGGAAAAATGGTCCTACCGGAGAAAAAGTGTTGGTTCCTGATTTGGTGAAATCAAAATACTGCAGGGCTTATCGTCTTGATATCAACAGTGGGTGTGCCGATGCTCCGGCGGGGACGTTAATTGTTGTAGACACAGAAGAGATACCTGGAACAGGCGATTTAGTCTACGCTTGCATTAATGATACAATGTCAGTTTATCGTTTCATGCAAGGTGGCATGTTTGGGTTTTTATCTGTAGATGATTTAAGAATACCTTTGTTCGAATTAACATCTAAATCATCACTTATAGGTGTTTTGGTGTATCTTTCTCGCAGTCTTCGTCGAAGATAA